One Littorina saxatilis isolate snail1 linkage group LG12, US_GU_Lsax_2.0, whole genome shotgun sequence genomic region harbors:
- the LOC138981164 gene encoding uncharacterized protein: protein MKLELGKHCLVVLSVLMAFQAKSALSQCTQDGPCKCTSDKGTLDLTPITGNPPFSDQSDSSGSWLFSYSPCTPFTEGSMECTNVAACQVSADMSQTYPTGTVDSATFGQGSDGSTQVTYASTDSSGTTRTTIVTLTCDETADPGTLNVVGEDPNNAAHYDMTLTSKHACFSGSGPGPGPGPNPGPGGGSDGLSVGSILCIVLIATLFVYVAAGIAIQKGVRKASGKEVIPNYTVWSAVPGLIKEGVQFTFRGCKGSSSYDKV, encoded by the exons ATGAAATTAGAGCTCGGTAAGCATTGCTTGGTAGTTTTGTCGGTGTTGATGGCGTTTCAAGCCAAGTCAGCCTTGTCCCAGTGTACTCAGGATGGTCCTTGCAAGTGTACTTCTGACAAAGGGACGCTCGACTTGACCCCGATCACTGGAAACCCGCC attttcCGACCAGTCGGACAGTTCTGGAAGCTGGTTGTTTTCTTACAGTCCGTGCACCCCGTTTACTGAAGGAAGTATGGAATGCACCAATGTTGCG GCATGCCAGGTGTCAGCTGACATGTCACAGACCTACCCGACTGGCACGGTCGACTCTGCCACGTTCGGTCAGGGAAGTGACGGTAGTACACAAGTTACCTACGCCTCTACCGACTCTTCAGGTACCACCAG AACTACAATAGTCACTCTAACGTGTGACGAGACCGCTGACCCAGGGACACTCAATGTGGTCGGGGAGGATCCTAACAACGCTGCCCactac gACATGACCCTGACCAGTAAACATGCTTGTTTTTCCGGAAGCGGTCCCGGCCCTGGCCCCGGCCCGAATCCGGGACCTGGTGGCGGTAGTGATGGGCTTTCCGTGGGCTCCATCCTGTGTATTGT GCTGATCGCTACGTTGTTTGTGTACGTCGCCGCGGGAATAGCCATTCAAAAAGGTGTAAGAAAGGCGTCAGGTAAGGAGGTCATTCCCAACTACACCGTCTGGTCCGCTGTGCCCGGGCTGATCAAG GAAGGGGTGCAGTTTACGTTCAGAGGTTGCAAAGGAAGTTCCAGCTACGACAAAGTTTGA